A window of Pelomonas sp. SE-A7 genomic DNA:
CACGCCGACCGTCTCAGCCGCGAGCTCGGTGGGGCCCAGATCTACCTCAAGCGCGAAGACCTGAACCACACCGGTGCCCACAAGGTCAACAACACCATTGGCCAGGCCCTGCTCGCCAAGCGCATGGGCAAGAAGCGCGTGATCGCCGAGACCGGCGCCGGCCAGCACGGCGTGGCCACGGCCACCATCTGCGCCCGCTACGGCATGGAATGCGTGGTCTACATGGGCAGCGAGGACGTCAAGCGCCAGTCGCCCAATGTCTACCGCATGAACCTGTTGGGCGCCACCGTGGTGCCGGTGGAGTCGGGCTCCAAGACCTTGAAGGACGCGCTGAACGAGGCGATGCGCGACTGGGTCACCAACATCGAGTCGACCTTCTACATCATCGGCACCGTGGCCGGCCCGCATCCGTATCCGATGATGGTGCGCGACTTCCAGCGCATCATCGGCGACGAATGCCTGACGCAGATGCCGGCCATGGTCGGCCGCCAGCCGGACGCCGTGATCGCCTGCGTAGGCGGTGGTTCGAATGCCATCGGCATCTTCTATCCCTACATCGAGCACCAGGACGTCAAGCTGATTGGCGTCGAGGCCGAAGGGCAGGGCGTGGCCAGTGGCAAGCATGCCGCCACCCTGAGTGCCGGCAGCCCGGGCGTGTTGCATGGCAACCGTACCTACCTGCTGCAAGACGAGGACGGCCAGATCATCGAGACGCACTCGATCTCGGCCGGCCTGGACTACCCCGGCGTTGGCCCGGAGCATGCCTACCTGAAGGACATTGGCCGCGCCCAGTATGTCGGCATCACCGACCAGGAGGCGCTGGCCGCCTTCCACAGGCTGTGCCGTACCGAGGGCATCATCCCGGCGCTGGAGTCCAGCCATGCCGTGGCCCATGCAATCAAGCTCGCGCCGACCATGAAGCCGGACCAGATCCTGCTGGTCAACCTCTCCGGGCGTGGTGACAAGGACATAGGCACGGTGGCCGACCTGTCGGGCGCCAAGGTCTATGACCAGCCTTCGCAAGCTGGCCACACGGTGAAGGGAGCTCCGCAATGAATGAGCCCCTCGTCCAGGGAATACCTGGCCGATCCCCCGAGGGGATCAAGCCGTCCTTGGGGCGGCCCGGCGAACGGCTTGGGAGCCGCATCGCCGCCACCTTTGCCGAGTTGCAATCCAAGGGCCGCAAGGCCCTGATCCCCTTCGTCACCGCCGGTGATCCGTACCCGGATGCCACCGTCGAGATCATGCATGCGCTGGCCCGGGGCGGGGCCGACGTGATCGAGCTGGGCGTACCGTTCTCCGATCCCATGGCCGACGGGCCCGTGATCCAGCGCGCCGGTGAGCGGGCGCTGAAGCATGGCATTGGCATGCGCCAGGTGCTGGGCTTCGTCCAGCAATTCCGGGCCAGCGACGACAAGACGCCGGTGGTGCTGATGGGCTATGCCAACCCGGTGGAGCGCTACGGCGTCGAGCGATTCGCCGCCGATGCCAGGGCGGCCGGGGTGGACGGGGTGCTGATCGTTGACTACCCGCCGGAAGAGGTCGAAGCCTTTGCCGCGGCGCTGAAGGCCCAGGGGCTGGATCCGATCTTCCTGCTGGCGCCGACCAGCACCGAGGAGCGCATGGCCAGCATCGGCGCGATTGCCAGCGGCTATGTCTACTACGTCTCGCTGAAGGGCGTGACCGGCGCCGGCCACCTGGACACGGCCGCCGTGGCCGAGGTGATTCCCCGGATCCGCCGCCATGTCAGCGTGCCGGTGGGCGTGGGTTTCGGCATCCGCGACGGGGCCACGGCCCGGGCCGTGGCGGAGGTTTCGGACGCCGTGGTCATAGGCTCGCGCCTGGTTCAATTGCTCGAGGTCCAGCCACGCGATAATGTCGCCTCGACCGCGGCGGCCTTCATGGCCGAGATCCGCGCCGCGCTGGACCGCTGACCACCCGTCGGCGACTCGGCGTCACAACAGACAAACAGGAGAACTGAATCGTGAGTTGGCTCGAAAAACTGCTGCCGCCCAAGATCCAGCAAACCGACCCCGCCGAGCGCCGCACGGTGCCCGAAGGCCTGTGGATCAAGTGCCCGTCCTGCGAGACGGTGCTTTACAAGACCGACCTGGAGCAGAACGTCAATGTCTGCCCCAAGTGCTCCCACCACCACCGCATCGGCGCCCGGGCTCGCCTGGATGCCTTCCTCGATGGTGAAGGTCGCTACGAGATCGGCCAGGAGGTGCTGCCCACCGACTCGCTGAAGTTCAAGGACAGCAAGAAGTACCCCGACCGCCTGAAGGAAGCGCTGGAGAACACCGGTGAAACCGACGCCCTGGTCGTTGTCGGCGGCGCGGTGATGAGCGTGCCGGTCGTCGCGGCCTGCTTCGAGTTCGACTTCATGGGCGGATCGATGGGCTCGGTGGTCGGCGAGCGCTTCGTGCGCGGCGTCGAGACCGCGCTGGAGCAGAAGACGCCGTTCATCTGCTTCACCGCCACCGGCGGTGCCCGCATGCAGGAAGGCCTGCTGTCGCTGATGCAGATGGCCAAGACCAATGCGGCCCTGACCAAGCTGGCCAAGGCCAAGCTGCCCTACATCAGCGTGCTGACCGACCCGACCATGGGCGGCGTCTCGGCCTCGTTCGCCTTCGTCGGTGACGTCGTGATTGCCGAACCCAAGGCCCTGATCGGCTTTGCCGGCCCGCGCGTGATCGAGAACACGGTGCGTGAAAAGCTGCCGCCGGGCTTCCAGCGGGCCGAGTTCCTGATGGAGAAGGGCGCCGTCGACATGATCGTGGACCGCCGCCAGCTGCGCGAGACCATCGCCCGTCAGCTCGCCATGCTGCAGCGCCAGAGCGCCGACGCGGTGGCCTGAGTTTTCCAAGACATTCAGCGCAACCCCGGCGGCCAGGCTTCACCAGCCTGGCCGTCTTGTTTTCCGAAGACCGCATGAAGACCCTGGCCGACTGGCTCGCCCATTGCGAGCAACTCCATCCCAAAGAGATCGACATGACGCTGGAGCGGGTCAACCGCGTCCGCGATGCCATGGGCCTGCGCTTCGGCGCAGACACCGCGGTGGTGATGGTGGCCGGCACCAATGGCAAGGGTTCGACCTGCGCCATGCTGGAGTCCATCGCGCTGCACGCCGGCTTCAAGGTCGGGCTCTACATCAAGCCCCATCTGGTGCACTTCCAGGAGCGCTGCCGGGTGGCTGGCGCGCCAGTGGCTGCCGAGTCCCTGCTGGCGCATTTCGAACGGATCGAGGCGGCGCGCGGCGATCAGGCGCTGACCTACTTCGAGTTCACCACCCTGGCCATCCTCAGCCGCCTGGCCGAAGAAGCGCTTGACCTGGTCATCCTGGAGGTGGGCCTAGGCGGGCGGCTGGATGCGGTCAACACCATCGATGCCGACTGCAGCGTGATCACCAGCATCGACCTGGACCACACGGAATATCTGGGGCCGGACCGGGAATCGGTCGGACGCGAGAAGGCCCACATCATGCGACCGGGCCGGCCGGTGGTGGTCAGCGATCCCATGCCTCCGGCCACGCTGGCTCAGCATGCAGAGCAGGTCGGCGCCGACCTGCGTCAGCTTGGGCGCGATTTCACGTACAGCGGCGACCGCCAGCAATGGCAGTGGGCGGGCCGCTCGCGGCGTTTCTCGGGCCTGGCCTATCCGGCGCTGCGGGGCGTCAACCAACTGCTCAACGCAGCTGGCGTGCTGGCTGTGTTCGAGGCTCTGTATGAACGCCTGCCGGTCAGCGCCCAGGCCGTGCGTACCGGGCTGGCCCTGGTCGAATTGCCGGGCCGCTTCCAGGTCGTGCCGGGCCAGCCGGCCCTGGTGTTGGACGTGGCCCACAACCCCCATGCGGTCGCGGCGCTGGCCCAAAACCTCGACCAGATGGGCTTCTTCCCGCGCACCCATGCGGTGTTCGGCGCCATGGCCGACAAGGACCTGGCCCATATCTTCGAGAAGATCGCGCCGCTGGTCGATGTCTGGCATTTCTGCGACCTCGAAATCCCCCGTGCGGCCAAGGCCGAGGCCCTGTCTGCGCAGTTCGAATCGTTGCGCAGCGCAGGCGCATTGAAGGCACCGAACGGGGTGGCCGTTCATAGGCACGAGGACCCGATTTCAGCCCTGGCCGCAGCGGCGGCCGAGGCGGACCCCGCTGATAGAATTCTGGTCTTCGGCTCCTTCTACACCGTAGGCGGTGTCCTCAAGAACGGAGTGCCGCGGCTGCAGTCGGCCAAGCAGGCGCCGGCGTCCTGAGTCAGCCCTGAAACAGCCTCTTCCCGGAACCACTCCACATGGGTTTGATGTCCTTCTTCAAGCGCGCTACGGACAAGCCGGCGGCCAAGCCGGTGGCGGATTCGGCCGACGCAGTCCAGCAACTGCGCCTGCGTGCCCGCCGCCGACTGATTGGCGCCACCATGCTGGTGCTGATAGGCGTGATCGGCTTCCCGCTGGTGTTCGAGACCCAGCCTCGCCCCATCCCGGTCGACCTGCCCATAGAGATCCCCCGCAAGGAAGCCGCCGCGCCGCTGCAGATTCCGGCTGCTCCGCCGGCCTCCCGCGCCACCGTGGCGCCGGTCAGCGAGCCGGTGGCCGAGCCCGTCGCGACGGCGCCAACTCCTGGCGTGGCCGCAGCATCCAAGGTCGAGCCCGAAGCCAAGCCCAAGCCGGCCGATAGGCCCACTGTCAAGCCGGTGGTCGAACCCAAGCCTTCGGACAAGGTGGTTGCTGACAAAGCGGCTGCCGACAAGGCCGCGCAGGAATCCGCGCGCGTCCAGGCCTTGCTCGACGGCAAGCCGGCACCCAAGGCCAGCGAAACGGCGACGGCCCGCTTCATCGTGCAGGTCGGCGCCTTCGGCGAAGCCAAGGCGGCGCAAGAGGCGCGCATGAAGGTCGAAAAGCTCGGCCTCAAGACCTACACCCAGGCGGTCGAGACGGCCGACGGCAAGCGCATTCGCGTGCGCGTCGGCCCCTATGGCAGCCGGGACGAGGCTGACAAGGCCGCTGCCAAGGTGCGCGGTACCGGCCTGTCAGTTGCGGTTCTGACACTCTGACGAGACCGCGAGGCCGCCCATGACCGCGCTCGACTGGATTCTGCTGGCCTTGTTGGCCGTGTCGGTCGGCGTGGGGCTATGGCGCGGCCTGGTGTTCGAGATCCTGTCCATCGTCGGCTGGTTTGTTGCCTATTTCGCGGCTCCCCATGTATCGCCGTACATCGCCCAGTGGCTGCCGGAGCAGCGGCTGAGCCCGGCCACCTTGCAGGTCTGCGCCTTCCTGCTGGCCTTCTTGCTGGTGCTGCTGGTCTGGAGCCTGGGTGCCAAGCTGGTCCGCCTGCTGATCCAGGCCACGCCGCTGAGCCTGATTGATCGCGTCGGCGGCGCTGGTTTCGGCGTGCTGCGCGGCCTGCTCTTTGCGTTGCTCGTGGTGCTGCTGGTCGGCTTGACGCCGGTCCGCGAGACCCCACCTTGGCAGGACTCGGTGCTGGCGCCGCCCCTGCTGGCGCTGCTGCAGGGCATCAAGCCGGTGCTGCCGGACTCGCTCGTCAAATTCATCCCGGCCTGACCGTCACGAGCGGACAGGTTGATTCAGACATTCAGGAACAAGGACTTCAATCATGTGCGGCATCGTGGGAGTGCTCTCCAAGCAGCCGGTCAATCAGCTGATCTACGACGCGCTGCTGCTGCTCCAGCATCGCGGCCAGGACGCCGCTGGCATCGTCACCATGCAAGGCGGCAAGTGCTTCATGCACAAGGCGCGTGGCATGGTGCGCGACGTATTCCGGACTCGCAACATGCGCGCGCTGCCGGGCACGGTGGGCCTGGGCCAGGTGCGGTATCCGACGGCCGGCAATGCGTACAGCGAGGAAGAGGCCCAACCGTTCTACGTCAACGCACCGTTCGGCCTGGTGCTGGTCCACAACGGCAACCTGACCAATGCCCATGCGCTGAAGGCCGAGCTGTTCGACATCGACCGTCGGCACATCAACACCGAGAGCGATACCGAGGTGCTGATCAATGTGCTGGCCCATGAGCTGGAGCTGGCCGCGCGCGACCTGCCGCTGACGCCGGCCGGCGTCTTCAAAGCGGTGCGGGCTGTCCACAAGCGCATCAAGGGCTCTTATGGCGTGATCGCGCTGATCGCCGGCCACGGTCTGGTGGCTTTCCGCGACCCGTTCGGCATCCGTCCGCTGTGCTTCGGCCGTTCGGCCGACGGTGAATTCATGGTCGCCAGCGAGAGCGTGGCGCTGGAAGGCACGGGCCACAAGCTGGAGCGCGACGTGGCACCGGGCGAGGCCCTGTTCATCGACCTGAACGGCCAGCTGCACACTGAGCAATGCGCCGAGAGCCCGACGCTGAATCCCTGCATGTTCGAGTTCGTCTACCTGGCCCGCCCGGACTCGGTGATGGACGGCATCTCGGTCTACCAGGCCCGGCTGAACATGGGCGAGACCCTGGCCCAGCGCCTGATCTCGACCATGCCGCCCAGCGAGATCGACGTGGTGATCCCGATTCCCGAGTCGAGCCGCCCCTCGGCCATGCAGCTGGCCCATCGCATCGGCAAGCCTTACCGCGAAGGCTTCGTCAAGAACCGCTACGTAGGCCGCACCTTCATCATGCCGGGGCAGGGCGCACGCAAGAAATCGGTGCGCCAGAAGCTCAATGCCATCGGCCTGGAGTTCAAGGGGCGCAACGTGCTGCTGGTGGACGACTCCATCGTGCGCGGCACGACCTCCAAGGAAATCGTGCAGATGGCCCGCGAGGCTGGCGCCCGCAAGGTCTATCTGGCATCGGCGGCGCCGCCGGTGCGCTTCCCCAATGTCTACGGCATCGACATGCCGACCAAGGAAGAGCTGATCGCTCATGGCCGCAGCATCGAGGAGGTGCGCGAGTACATCGGCGCCGATGCGCTGATCTACCAGGACGTGGATGCGATGAAGCGCGTGGTTGCCTCGCTGCGGCCGGGGCTCAGCGGTTTCGAGGCCTCATGCTTCGACGGCCATTACATCACCGGCGATGTGTCGGCCGATGACTTTGCAGCCATCCAGTCGCAGCGCAAGTCGCAGCCGGAAGAAGAAGATGGCCCGGCCCGCACCCGCCTGGCCCTGCAGAGCGGGAGCGAAGGCTGATGAGTTCCAGCGACGAAGAGCGCCGCCTCGCACGGGCCCGCCTGCCAGCCGGCCTGCGCCCCGAGACGCTGGCCGTGCGTAGCGCATTGGCGCCGAGCCAGTACGGCGAGAACTCCGAGGCGCTGTTCCTGACTAGTGCCTATGTGCAGCCCGATGCCGAAACCTCGGCCCGGCGCTTCGCCAACTCCGAGGACTTCACCTACTCGCGCACCAGCAACCCGACGGTGCGTGCGCTGGAGGCCCGCCTTGCTGCAATGGAAGGCACGGAAGCCGCTGTCGCCACGTCCAGCGGCATGAGCGCCATCCTGCTGCTGTGTATGGGCTTGCTCAAGGCCGGTGACCATGTGGTGTGCTCGCGCTCGGTGTTCGGCTCGACCATCAACCTGTTCGCAAAGGAATTCGGCAAGTTCGGTGTCGAGACCACGTTCGTCTCGCAGACAGATCTGGCCGAGTGGCGCGCGGCAATCAAGCCGGCGACCAAGCTGCTGTTTGCCGAGACGCCCACCAATCCGCTGACCGAGGTCTGCGACATCCGGGCCCTGGCCGACATGGCCCATGCGGCCGGCGCGCAGCTGGTGGTCGACAACACCTTCTCGACGCCCGCCTTGCAGCGGCCGGTCGAGCTTGGTGCCGATCTTGTCATGCACTCGGCCACCAAGTACATGGACGGCCAGGGTCGAGTGATGGCCGGCGCGCTTTGTGGCAGCAGCCGAGTGATCCGTGATGTGCTCGGTCCTGTGCTGCGCACTGTGGGCATGGTGCTTTCGCCGTTCAATGCCTGGGTCGTGCTCAAGGGCCTGGAAACGCTGAGCCTGCGCATGAAGGCGCAGAGCGAGCAGGCCTTGGCCGTGGCCCGCTGGCTGGAGGCCCGGCCCGAGGTGGCACGCGTCTACTACCCGACGCTGGAGTCGCATCCCCAGCATGAGCTGGCGATGCGCCAGCAGAACGGGCAGGGCGGGGCGCTGCTGTCCTTCGAGCTGAAGGCAGCAACGCCCGAAGAGGCGCGTGCAGCCGCCTTCCATGTGATTGACAGCACCCGTGTGCTGAGCATCGCCACGAACCTGGGTGATACCAAGTCCATCATCACCCACCCGGCAACAACCTCGCATGGCCGCCTGAGCGAAGAGCAAAGGCAGGCGGCCGGCATCAGCCAGGGCCTGATGCGCCTGGCTGTCGGCCTGGAGCATGTCGACGACATCTGCGACGACCTGCTGCGCGGCCTTTCCACCTTGAAGAACTGATGAGCCAACAAGCCAACCCCACGGTGCGCACCCGCATCGCTCCTTCGCCCACCGGTTTCCTGCATCTGGGCACGGCCCGTACGGCGCTGTACTCGTGGGCCTACGCCCGCCACCATGGTGGCCAGTTCGTGCTGCGCATCGAGGACACCGACGTGGCCCGCTCGACGCAGGATTCGGTCGACCAGATCATGGCCGCCATGCACTGGCTGGGCCTGGAGTACGACGAAGGCCCGATCTACCAGATGCAGCGACTGGATCGCTATCACGCCGTCGTCGAGCAACTGATTACCGAGGGCAAGGCCTACCGCTGCTACTGCACGCCCGAGCAGCTCGAGACCATGAAGGCTGCGCAGGATGCGCGCGGCGAGAAGCGTCGCTACGACGGCACCTGGCGCCCCGAAGCGGGCAAGCAACTGCCGACGGTGCCGGTCGATGTGCCGCCGGTCGTGCGCTTCAAGAATCCCATCGATGGCGACGTGACCTGGGATGACGTCGTCAAGGGGCCGATCACGATCAACAACCGCGAGATCGACGACCTGATCATTCTTAGGCCGGACGGCGTGCCGACCTACAACTTCGCCGTGGTCGTCGATGACTACGACATGAAGATCACCCACGTTTTCCGCGGTGACGAACACATCAACAACACGCCCTGGCAGATCAACATCTTCAAGGCGCTGAATGCGCCGCTGCCTGCCTTCGGCCATCTGCCCATCATCCTGGGCGACGACGGCCTGAAGCTGTCCAAGCGCCGCGGCGCGGTCAGCGTGACGGCCTATGAAGAGAACGGCTATCTGCCGGAGGCCATGCTGAACTACTTGTCGCGCCTGGGCTGGAGCCATGGTGACGATGAGCTGTTCTCGCGTGAACAACTGGTGAGCTGGTTCGATGGCTCGCATTTGTCCAAGAGCCCCGCTCAGTGGGATCCGGCCAAGCTGGATTGGGTCAACAGCCAGTACATCAAGCAGATCGACGAAGCGCGCCTGGCGGCCTTGGTCGCTGAGCAGCTTGCCAAGCGTGGTATTGCAGCCGACGTGGAGCAGCTGCAGCCGATGTGCGCGCTGTTCAAGGATCGCTGTGCTACGACGGTGGCGTTGGCCGATTGGCTGGCTATGTACTTCGTGCCAGTCACTCCTTCAGCGGAGGACCTTGCGACCCACGTGAGCGAGGCAATCAAGCCGGCGCTGGCTCAGCTTGCCGAGCGCTTTGCCACCATCGAATGGAACAAAGCGAGCATCCAGGCGGCGATCAAGGAAGTGATCGGTGCACAGGGTCTAAAGATGCCGCAACTGGCCATCCCGGTGCGGGTGCTGGTCTGCGGTCGAGCGCAGACGCCTTCGGTCGATGCGATGCTCGAGCTGTTCGACAAAGAAAAAGTGATTGAGCGCTTGCGCGCCGTCTGAAAATCGTCCTATAATCGTCGTCTTGCTTGAACAGCGCGATTCACTGATTCGAAAGAGTAGTGAAGCAACCAGTCGAGTAAACCAAAGGCGCAAGCCGAGTAGTTTGATTGGGGGTATAGCTCAGCTGGGAGAGCGCTTGCATGGCATGCAAGAGGTCAGCGGTTCGATCCCGCTTACCTCCACCAAGTTTCTACTTGAGTGGCGCGCGGTTCAGGTAACGAAGGATTAGTCCCCTTCGTCTAGAGGCCTAGGACACCACCCTTTCACGGTGATTACAGGGGTTCGAATCCCCTAGGGGACGCCAAGTTTGGCAAGCTTGGTAATCTCTCCAACGAGAGTTTGGCGACAAACTCGAGAGCAGAGAGATTGCACAAATTGCTCCACGCGGAGTGGTAGTTCAGTTGGTTAGAATACCGGCCTGTCACGCCGGGGGTCGCGGGTTCGAGCCCCGTCCACTCCGCCAAGGTTTGCTGATATCAGCATTCAGTCAATTGAATGAAGGCTGGTATTTTGGTGATATACTGTCACCATCGCTTGAACAGCGCGCCCTGACAAACGGGGGTATAGCTCAGCTGGGAGAGCGCTTGCATGGCATGCAAGAGGTCAGCGGTTCGATCCCGCTTACCTCCACCAAGTTTCTACTTGCGTGGCGCGCAGTTCAGGTAACGAAAGATTAGTCCCCTTCGTCTAGAGGCCTAGGACACCACCCTTTCACGGTGATTACAGGGGTTCGAATCCCCTAGGGGACGCCAATTTAGTTGGTCAATCCCGTCGCAAGACGGGCAAGTTTGGCAAGCTTGGCAATCTCTCAAGCGAGAGTTTGGCGACAAACTCGAGAGCAAAGGAATTGCATAAATTGCTCCACGCGGAGTGGTAGTTCAGTTGGTTAGAATACCGGCCTGTCACGCCGGGGGTCGCGGGTTCGAGCCCCGTCCACTCCGCCAAATATTGAAAGCCCTGGATATGAAAGTATCCAGGGCTTTTTCTTTACACGATTACAAACTTGTGTCTTTCGAGCAGGCGCCGGGGAGTAACCGACATACTGCCGGAAGCCTCTCAGATATGCCCGTAGAGCGCCTTGCGCTGCGCCGTGTAATGCCACCAGGGTGACGGTGCCGCGCCCGCCATGAAATCAACGGCGGCCATGAAGGTGTCCAGCACGCAGGGATCGTGGCGCTGCTCGGTGCGCGCGCAGAGTTCCTGGTAGAGCACGAATGCATCACGCCCTTTGAGCTGCTGCGGCTTGCTTATGCCAAGCAAGCGTAGGTCGGCCGCGGCGGCTGGGCCGACGTTCGGAATCTGTTCCAGTTCCCGGCATTCGTCGCGATGCAAAGCTTTGCTCACCATGTTGGTCCGCTCCAACTCAAAACTGCGAGCGGATCAGCCCCACGGCCAAACCTTCAAGCGCGAAGCTCTCATCGCCTGCACCCACCAGGATGGGCTCGAAGTCGGGGTTCTCGGGCAGCAACTCAATGCCATTGCGGCCGCGACGGAAGCGCTTGACGGTGACCTCTTCGCCAATACGGGCGACCACGATCTGTCCGTTGCGAGCCTCGCTGGTCTTCTGCACGGCAAGCAAGTCGCCATCGACGATGCCGACGTCCCGCATGCTCATGCCCTTGACCCTCAGCAGGTAGTCGGGCTTGCGGGCGAACAGGCCAGGCTCCACGCTGTAGTGCTGCTCGATGTGTTCCTGGGCCAGGATAGGGCTGCCAGCGGCAACACGGCCGACCAGCGGCAGGCTCAATTGGCTAATGCCAGGCAAGGGCAAGTTGAATTGCTGGCGCTCGCGAGCCGCGTTCAGCGCGCGCAATGTGTCAGACTTCAGCCGGATCCCGCGGGAGGTGCCGCCCACCAGTTCGATCACGCCCTTGCGAGCCAAGGCCTGCAGATGCTCCTCAGCCGCATTGGCCGAGCGATAGCCCAGTTCGGCGGCGATTTCGGCTCGGGTGGGTGGGGCGCCGGTCTGCGCGATGGACTCGCGCACCAGGTCGAGGATTTGCTGCTGTCGGGCGGTGAGTTTGGGGCTGTCGTCCACGAGGTCCTCTGCGGCAGGTTGCTGGCTGGTCATTTATCCAGTGGCTGTATTTTCATCCAGGAATTTCAAATTGCAAGACAAAGCTGAACGCATCGTCATCCTCGGTACAGGAGGCACCATCGCCGGCAAGGCGGCGGATGCCGCGGACAACGTCGGCTACAAGGCTGGCCAGGTCGGCGTGGATCAATTGGTGCTTGCGGCACCGCCGCTGGCGGCGTTCAAGCTGGAGACGGAGCAGGTCGCGCAGCTGGACAGCAAGGACATGGACTTTGCGACCTGGCAGCGGCTCGCGCAGGCTGTTGACCGGCACCTGCAGCGTGACGATGTGCGAGGCGTGGTCATCACCCATGGAACCGACACCCTGGAAGAAACCGCCTACTTGCTGATGCGGGTGCTCGCGCCGCGCAAGCCGGTCGTGTTGACCGCAGCCATGCGCCCGTCGACCGCCCTGCAGGCCGACGGCCCGCAGAACTTGCTGGATGCCGTGGCTGTCGCCTCGCAGGCTGCCTCAGGCGTGTTCGCCGTGCTTGCCGGTCGGATTCATGGGGCGACCCGCTTGCGCAAGGTTCATAGCTACGCCATCGATGCATTTGCCTCGGTGGAAGGCGGCGCCCTTGGAACGGTCGAGGAAGGGCGCGTGAGATGGCTGTCGCAAGCTGAAGCGGAACTGCCGCCGCTGGGCCTGTCGCGCATCGCGCGCGATGCAAGCCAATGGCCCTGGGTCGAGATTGTCCAGAACCATGCAGGTGCCGATGGTCGGGTCGTGGAGGCGATGTTGGCCCACGGCGTTCATGGCATCGTCGTCGCCGGGACCGGCAACGGCACCTTGTCCAACGGCCTCACAGCTGCATTGCAGAAGGCCCGCGACCGCGGTGTGTCCGTGCTGAGAAGCACGCGCTGCGATGCGGGCCCGGTGATAGGCGGCGAGCTGCCCAGCGCGGGAGCGCTGAGCCCGGTCAAGGCCAGGATAGAACTGCTGCTGCAGTTGCTGGCCTGACCCTTCGACGGCCCTCCGTCCTTAGACGATGGTCAGCGTCACGTCGATGTTGCCGCGGGTGGCGTTCGAGTAGGGGCAGACCTGGTGGGCGGCAGCGACCAGGGCCTCGGCCTGTGCGCGCTCCATGCCGGGCAGGCTGATCGCCATGGCGACCTGGATGCCGAAGCCAGCGGGAATCGGGCCGATGCCGACATCGGCGGTGATCGACAGATCGGCCGGCAGTGCCAGCTTCATCTTGCCGGCCACGGCCTTCATCGCGCCGATGAAGCAGGCCGAATAGCCGGCCGCGAACAACTGCTCGGGATTGGTGCCGGGGCCGCCGGCGCCGCCGAGTTCACGCGGCGTCGACAGCGCGACGTTCAGTGCGCCATCACTGGAGGCGGACTTGCCTTCGCGGCCGCCGGTCGAAGTGGCACGGGCGGTGTAGAGGACTTTGTCGAGGGCCATGGTCTTCATTCCTTTTCAGTGGAGGAGGGTGGGGGTGAGGAAAGGGCGCCACGCAGCTCGTGCAGGCGGCGGGTCAGTGAAGCGAGCTCTTGCAGCGAGCAGGCAGCGGCGCAAGCCAGCTGCGGCGGAATTTCTTGGGCCAGGCTCTTCAGCGAGCGGCCTTGCGGCGACAGGAACAGTTCGACGCGCCGTTCGTCTTCGGCAGAGCGCTG
This region includes:
- the lexA gene encoding transcriptional repressor LexA → MDDSPKLTARQQQILDLVRESIAQTGAPPTRAEIAAELGYRSANAAEEHLQALARKGVIELVGGTSRGIRLKSDTLRALNAARERQQFNLPLPGISQLSLPLVGRVAAGSPILAQEHIEQHYSVEPGLFARKPDYLLRVKGMSMRDVGIVDGDLLAVQKTSEARNGQIVVARIGEEVTVKRFRRGRNGIELLPENPDFEPILVGAGDESFALEGLAVGLIRSQF
- a CDS encoding asparaginase translates to MSLGLSSTRSSAAGCWLVIYPVAVFSSRNFKLQDKAERIVILGTGGTIAGKAADAADNVGYKAGQVGVDQLVLAAPPLAAFKLETEQVAQLDSKDMDFATWQRLAQAVDRHLQRDDVRGVVITHGTDTLEETAYLLMRVLAPRKPVVLTAAMRPSTALQADGPQNLLDAVAVASQAASGVFAVLAGRIHGATRLRKVHSYAIDAFASVEGGALGTVEEGRVRWLSQAEAELPPLGLSRIARDASQWPWVEIVQNHAGADGRVVEAMLAHGVHGIVVAGTGNGTLSNGLTAALQKARDRGVSVLRSTRCDAGPVIGGELPSAGALSPVKARIELLLQLLA
- a CDS encoding O-succinylhomoserine sulfhydrylase; protein product: MSSSDEERRLARARLPAGLRPETLAVRSALAPSQYGENSEALFLTSAYVQPDAETSARRFANSEDFTYSRTSNPTVRALEARLAAMEGTEAAVATSSGMSAILLLCMGLLKAGDHVVCSRSVFGSTINLFAKEFGKFGVETTFVSQTDLAEWRAAIKPATKLLFAETPTNPLTEVCDIRALADMAHAAGAQLVVDNTFSTPALQRPVELGADLVMHSATKYMDGQGRVMAGALCGSSRVIRDVLGPVLRTVGMVLSPFNAWVVLKGLETLSLRMKAQSEQALAVARWLEARPEVARVYYPTLESHPQHELAMRQQNGQGGALLSFELKAATPEEARAAAFHVIDSTRVLSIATNLGDTKSIITHPATTSHGRLSEEQRQAAGISQGLMRLAVGLEHVDDICDDLLRGLSTLKN
- a CDS encoding organic hydroperoxide resistance protein, coding for MALDKVLYTARATSTGGREGKSASSDGALNVALSTPRELGGAGGPGTNPEQLFAAGYSACFIGAMKAVAGKMKLALPADLSITADVGIGPIPAGFGIQVAMAISLPGMERAQAEALVAAAHQVCPYSNATRGNIDVTLTIV
- the purF gene encoding amidophosphoribosyltransferase yields the protein MCGIVGVLSKQPVNQLIYDALLLLQHRGQDAAGIVTMQGGKCFMHKARGMVRDVFRTRNMRALPGTVGLGQVRYPTAGNAYSEEEAQPFYVNAPFGLVLVHNGNLTNAHALKAELFDIDRRHINTESDTEVLINVLAHELELAARDLPLTPAGVFKAVRAVHKRIKGSYGVIALIAGHGLVAFRDPFGIRPLCFGRSADGEFMVASESVALEGTGHKLERDVAPGEALFIDLNGQLHTEQCAESPTLNPCMFEFVYLARPDSVMDGISVYQARLNMGETLAQRLISTMPPSEIDVVIPIPESSRPSAMQLAHRIGKPYREGFVKNRYVGRTFIMPGQGARKKSVRQKLNAIGLEFKGRNVLLVDDSIVRGTTSKEIVQMAREAGARKVYLASAAPPVRFPNVYGIDMPTKEELIAHGRSIEEVREYIGADALIYQDVDAMKRVVASLRPGLSGFEASCFDGHYITGDVSADDFAAIQSQRKSQPEEEDGPARTRLALQSGSEG
- a CDS encoding helix-hairpin-helix domain-containing protein, with translation MVSKALHRDECRELEQIPNVGPAAAADLRLLGISKPQQLKGRDAFVLYQELCARTEQRHDPCVLDTFMAAVDFMAGAAPSPWWHYTAQRKALYGHI
- the gltX gene encoding glutamate--tRNA ligase, which codes for MSQQANPTVRTRIAPSPTGFLHLGTARTALYSWAYARHHGGQFVLRIEDTDVARSTQDSVDQIMAAMHWLGLEYDEGPIYQMQRLDRYHAVVEQLITEGKAYRCYCTPEQLETMKAAQDARGEKRRYDGTWRPEAGKQLPTVPVDVPPVVRFKNPIDGDVTWDDVVKGPITINNREIDDLIILRPDGVPTYNFAVVVDDYDMKITHVFRGDEHINNTPWQINIFKALNAPLPAFGHLPIILGDDGLKLSKRRGAVSVTAYEENGYLPEAMLNYLSRLGWSHGDDELFSREQLVSWFDGSHLSKSPAQWDPAKLDWVNSQYIKQIDEARLAALVAEQLAKRGIAADVEQLQPMCALFKDRCATTVALADWLAMYFVPVTPSAEDLATHVSEAIKPALAQLAERFATIEWNKASIQAAIKEVIGAQGLKMPQLAIPVRVLVCGRAQTPSVDAMLELFDKEKVIERLRAV